A part of Lacibacter sp. H407 genomic DNA contains:
- a CDS encoding PAS domain S-box protein, giving the protein MQNVESILVIEDNEGDFFLLKDVLEHGDLQIEKIINLSNLQLVHQQKGSLHPSLIFLDLMLPDSFGLSSLAEINGLFPSSPIIVLSGMNDLQLALEALQSGAQDYLVKGEFDERMLSRSIQYSIERKKNEMALIESEHRLRTILNTDPECIKLLGPNCELYEVNKAGMDMMDIDDFEAIKGQSILSVVEIPYRTKAAELVRLAFEGKSGQLEFEMRTLKGTHRWCEINVVPYRNTEGNISNALGVTRDVTARKKNEEQLRRSEDIRELIMDSALDAIICVTRDEVIFTWNPQAEVIFGWKQEEAIGKKLSELVIHKRYHTKHAAGFTKYLTTGKSIVLNNVMHLPAVRANGEEFMAELVIREIKNDGEDFLCTYVRDVTERLKSETELKHSNERFLRITSTTNDAVWEWELKTGKLWSNEMHQQLYGLTINDPVPSSQEWAARLHPEDRQSILQLQDDALASDTNVFISEYRFQSNGTYKNIFDRCYIERDAEGNPIRMLGSMMDVTAQKQADEAIKHSNERFELIAKTTNDAVWENDLITHESWGNEMNHSLYGLTMQDPVPTYDDWCNHLYPDDREKILKSLDATLKSKRNIWVTEYRFIKGNGEIIDIYDRTYIVRDEHGKPIRMMGSMMDITERKKAEKALQQSEEKYRTLVEQANDGIFIADHTGRFIIVNSAGAKLSQYSHEELAKMTIYDLADHQELKTNPFQFEAMKSEQGARSERKLKRKDGSAIDIEINAKFLSDGRFLAFIRDITERKKAEEEINNSYRAIRKLTSHLQNAREEERIHIAREIHDELGQQLTVLKMDISWLNKKIKALDQPTLVVKTEEIVQMLNDTVNSVRRISSDLRPGLLDDLGLAAAVEWHLIEFGKRSGIKTDFITVETNIEIPQPLATGLFRIYQESVTNVARHSEATEVVVELFIEENAIAMTITDNGKGFDVTSVGRKKTLGVLGMQERTVMMGGKFRIRRNPDRGMKVEVNVPLLQDDTSDIF; this is encoded by the coding sequence ATGCAAAATGTTGAATCCATATTGGTGATAGAAGATAATGAAGGCGATTTCTTTTTGCTGAAAGATGTGCTTGAACATGGCGACCTGCAAATCGAAAAAATCATCAATCTGTCCAATCTTCAACTGGTACATCAACAAAAAGGATCACTTCATCCCTCGCTCATATTTCTTGATCTTATGTTGCCGGATAGTTTCGGGCTTTCGTCGCTTGCTGAGATCAATGGGCTGTTTCCTTCTTCTCCAATTATTGTACTGAGTGGTATGAACGATCTGCAACTGGCACTCGAAGCGTTGCAATCAGGTGCACAGGATTACCTGGTGAAAGGTGAGTTTGATGAACGTATGCTCAGCCGCAGTATTCAGTACAGCATTGAACGTAAGAAAAATGAAATGGCCCTTATTGAAAGTGAACACCGTTTACGCACCATCTTAAATACAGATCCCGAATGCATTAAACTCCTTGGGCCCAATTGTGAATTGTATGAAGTAAACAAGGCGGGAATGGACATGATGGACATCGATGATTTTGAAGCAATAAAAGGACAATCGATATTGAGCGTTGTCGAAATTCCTTATCGAACAAAGGCAGCTGAACTTGTGCGGCTTGCGTTTGAAGGTAAATCGGGACAGCTTGAATTTGAAATGCGCACTTTAAAAGGAACACACAGATGGTGCGAGATCAACGTTGTTCCTTACAGAAATACAGAAGGCAACATCAGCAATGCATTGGGAGTTACACGTGATGTTACGGCACGCAAAAAAAATGAAGAACAACTCCGTCGCAGTGAAGATATTCGGGAGCTGATCATGGATTCGGCACTCGATGCAATTATTTGTGTTACCAGGGATGAAGTCATCTTCACATGGAACCCGCAAGCCGAAGTAATATTTGGATGGAAGCAAGAAGAAGCGATCGGTAAAAAATTATCTGAACTTGTTATTCACAAACGTTATCATACTAAGCATGCTGCGGGGTTTACAAAATATCTTACCACAGGCAAGAGTATTGTATTGAATAATGTAATGCATTTGCCCGCCGTTCGTGCCAATGGCGAAGAATTTATGGCTGAACTGGTGATCAGGGAAATCAAAAATGATGGTGAAGATTTTTTATGCACGTATGTGCGTGATGTAACAGAGCGGCTTAAATCCGAAACAGAATTAAAGCATTCTAATGAGCGGTTCCTTCGCATTACAAGCACTACCAATGATGCTGTATGGGAATGGGAATTAAAAACCGGAAAGTTGTGGAGTAACGAAATGCATCAACAACTTTATGGACTTACCATCAATGATCCTGTGCCAAGTTCACAGGAATGGGCAGCAAGGTTGCATCCGGAAGACCGGCAATCCATTCTCCAATTGCAGGACGATGCGTTGGCATCCGATACCAATGTATTTATTTCTGAATACAGGTTTCAATCAAACGGTACTTATAAAAATATCTTCGACCGATGTTATATTGAACGGGATGCTGAGGGGAATCCAATCCGCATGCTCGGTAGTATGATGGATGTAACCGCTCAAAAACAAGCGGATGAAGCCATTAAACATTCCAATGAACGCTTTGAGTTGATTGCAAAAACCACCAACGATGCCGTGTGGGAAAACGATCTTATCACACATGAGTCATGGGGTAACGAAATGAATCATTCGTTGTACGGTCTTACCATGCAAGACCCTGTGCCTACCTATGATGATTGGTGTAACCATCTTTATCCCGACGATAGAGAGAAAATTCTGAAAAGCCTGGATGCTACCTTGAAATCAAAACGAAATATTTGGGTAACTGAATATCGTTTCATTAAAGGAAATGGTGAGATCATCGATATTTATGACCGTACTTATATTGTGCGGGACGAACATGGGAAACCTATTCGTATGATGGGTAGTATGATGGATATTACAGAACGGAAAAAAGCGGAGAAGGCATTACAGCAAAGCGAAGAAAAATACCGCACACTTGTTGAGCAGGCGAACGATGGAATTTTTATTGCGGATCATACAGGCCGGTTCATTATTGTCAACTCAGCCGGTGCAAAACTCTCTCAATACAGTCATGAAGAATTGGCGAAGATGACCATCTACGATTTAGCCGACCATCAAGAATTGAAAACAAATCCCTTTCAGTTTGAAGCAATGAAAAGTGAACAGGGCGCACGTTCGGAACGTAAGCTGAAGAGAAAAGATGGATCAGCAATTGATATCGAGATCAATGCAAAATTTTTATCAGATGGTCGCTTTCTTGCATTTATTCGTGATATAACAGAACGTAAAAAGGCTGAAGAAGAAATCAATAACTCGTACAGGGCCATTCGTAAACTTACTTCTCATTTGCAAAATGCAAGAGAAGAGGAGCGTATCCATATTGCACGTGAAATACATGATGAATTAGGTCAGCAACTGACCGTATTGAAAATGGATATTTCATGGCTCAATAAAAAAATTAAAGCACTCGATCAGCCAACGTTGGTGGTTAAAACAGAAGAGATCGTACAAATGCTGAACGATACTGTGAATTCAGTACGACGGATATCATCTGATCTGCGCCCCGGTCTTCTGGACGACCTTGGATTAGCTGCAGCTGTTGAATGGCATTTGATCGAGTTTGGGAAACGATCCGGTATCAAAACCGATTTTATTACAGTAGAGACAAACATTGAAATTCCGCAACCACTGGCAACCGGCTTGTTTCGTATTTACCAGGAAAGTGTAACCAATGTTGCCCGGCATTCTGAAGCAACAGAAGTAGTTGTAGAACTTTTTATTGAGGAAAATGCAATTGCAATGACCATAACCGATAATGGGAAGGGCTTTGATGTTACGTCCGTAGGGCGCAAAAAAACATTGGGTGTGTTAGGTATGCAGGAAAGAACCGTAATGATGGGAGGAAAGTTCAGAATACGCCGCAACCCCGATCGTGGAATGAAGGTAGAAGTAAACGTGCCGTTGTTGCAGGATGATACGAGTGATATATTCTGA
- a CDS encoding PAS domain S-box protein: protein MIRFTPDIPFQKKLIYWSQLFLIAIIGIATLVLFGWAFSIEVLKHPVPGYVAMNPLTCICFLLLGIVFIAKQRNKTNVAVQRIAAIICLSVMVVSGWKILALTQQSNYILDQLLFAQKVNTDVTGGFTNNMAPNTAFCFLMCAGAIICTYNRHRFAILLSQLSNVLVLLVAVFSILGYVFGAEEFYEVQNFIPMAIHSAICFFMLALALFFAVPDQGIMQQFTSIYSGSFVAWRLLIPAFLLPIFIGLFRLWGQRSGLYNLEFGSALFVTSMILVFLALIWMNTLLLNRREFNQEEIVAEKNYLANLVEQTSDAVLSTDVSLNIKSWNKGAEEIYGFKKEEILGKPLGSFLKSDLDPETSQRLLIDLNNKGYYNAEYVFYDKYNQPIYVQASVTVLKDKFGSITGYVAVHRDISERRQLEQQLREFNQQLEQQVLEKTTELREVFERISDAFLGVDNQYQIVYANKKAELLFGNDAKQLLGSEVHHLFSDQDGEAAVAIRQAFETREYVYLEAWLDKFKKWFELNIYPSASGLSVYLRDISTRKNALLELHSSEEKYRLFFENSLDGILLTNSKGEIYAANPAACEIFGMTEEEICTGGRIAILDESDPNWAVFFEERSRTGKAKAELRHFRKDGTVFLAEVASVKFRNASGETRTNTIIRDITERKRAEAEVQESYEQIRRLTAHLQNVREEERTHIAREIHDELGQQLTVMKMDISWMKKKINAGDTEVVPPKMDELMELLDGTVASVRRISTELRPSLLDDIGLIATIEWQAELFTKRTGIPIKLEIANDLQIPDEHTTGLFRIIQESLTNIARHANASQIVIHLENNKKEFILYIEDNGVGFDKNQSTQIKTLGLLGMKERTLMMKGEFLIESKPNSGTMVKVRVPLS, encoded by the coding sequence ATGATTCGATTTACCCCCGACATTCCATTTCAAAAAAAACTCATCTACTGGTCGCAACTTTTTTTGATTGCCATTATAGGAATTGCTACGCTTGTATTATTTGGATGGGCTTTTTCTATTGAAGTGTTGAAACATCCTGTACCCGGTTATGTGGCAATGAATCCCCTTACCTGTATTTGTTTTCTGTTATTGGGAATTGTTTTTATAGCCAAACAGCGAAACAAAACAAATGTTGCTGTTCAACGGATAGCTGCTATTATCTGTCTGTCGGTAATGGTTGTTAGCGGTTGGAAAATACTGGCACTAACGCAACAATCAAATTATATTCTCGATCAATTATTATTTGCACAAAAAGTAAATACAGATGTAACAGGTGGGTTTACTAATAATATGGCACCTAACACCGCTTTTTGTTTTTTAATGTGTGCCGGGGCGATCATATGTACATATAACCGCCATCGTTTCGCAATATTGCTATCACAATTATCAAATGTATTGGTGCTGCTGGTAGCTGTATTTTCTATTTTAGGTTATGTGTTTGGGGCAGAAGAGTTTTATGAGGTGCAGAATTTTATACCAATGGCCATTCATTCGGCCATCTGTTTTTTTATGCTGGCGTTGGCATTGTTCTTTGCAGTACCCGATCAAGGCATTATGCAGCAGTTTACCAGTATTTACAGTGGTAGTTTTGTAGCATGGCGTTTACTGATACCTGCTTTTTTATTACCAATATTCATTGGCTTATTTCGGTTATGGGGTCAGCGTTCGGGGTTGTATAACCTTGAATTTGGTTCCGCTTTATTTGTAACCAGTATGATCCTCGTTTTCCTTGCACTCATCTGGATGAATACATTATTACTCAACCGGCGTGAATTTAACCAGGAAGAAATAGTAGCAGAAAAAAATTACCTGGCCAACCTTGTTGAGCAAACGAGCGATGCTGTGCTATCAACAGATGTTTCATTGAATATTAAAAGCTGGAACAAAGGGGCTGAAGAAATTTACGGATTTAAAAAAGAAGAGATTCTGGGCAAACCGTTAGGCTCTTTTCTTAAAAGCGACCTCGATCCTGAAACATCGCAACGCCTGTTGATCGATTTAAATAATAAAGGTTATTATAATGCTGAATATGTTTTTTATGATAAGTATAATCAGCCAATTTATGTGCAGGCATCTGTTACAGTATTAAAAGATAAATTCGGAAGTATTACCGGTTATGTGGCTGTGCATCGGGATATTTCGGAGCGTAGGCAATTAGAACAGCAGCTTCGTGAGTTTAATCAACAACTTGAACAGCAAGTGTTGGAAAAAACAACCGAACTCCGTGAGGTGTTTGAGCGTATTTCCGATGCGTTTTTAGGTGTCGATAACCAGTATCAGATCGTGTATGCCAATAAAAAAGCCGAACTGTTATTTGGGAACGATGCAAAACAGCTTTTAGGCAGTGAAGTGCATCATCTTTTTTCTGATCAGGATGGTGAGGCAGCCGTTGCCATCCGCCAGGCATTTGAAACACGTGAATATGTGTACCTCGAAGCTTGGTTAGATAAATTTAAAAAATGGTTTGAGTTAAATATTTATCCGTCGGCATCAGGGTTGTCGGTTTATCTAAGAGACATCAGTACAAGAAAAAATGCATTGCTGGAATTGCATTCCAGCGAAGAGAAGTATCGTTTATTTTTTGAAAATAGTTTAGATGGTATTTTGCTTACCAACAGTAAAGGTGAAATATATGCAGCCAATCCTGCAGCATGTGAAATTTTTGGAATGACGGAGGAAGAAATTTGCACAGGTGGGCGAATAGCAATTCTTGATGAATCGGATCCTAACTGGGCAGTATTTTTTGAAGAGCGTAGCCGTACCGGAAAAGCAAAGGCGGAGCTTCGGCATTTCCGGAAAGACGGAACAGTTTTTTTAGCTGAGGTTGCATCTGTAAAATTCAGAAATGCCAGTGGTGAAACAAGAACGAATACAATTATAAGAGACATAACAGAACGCAAACGTGCAGAAGCAGAAGTGCAGGAATCGTATGAGCAAATACGCAGATTAACAGCGCATCTGCAAAATGTGAGGGAAGAAGAACGTACACATATTGCCCGTGAAATTCATGATGAGTTGGGGCAACAGCTGACTGTAATGAAAATGGATATTTCCTGGATGAAAAAGAAGATCAATGCAGGAGATACAGAAGTGGTTCCTCCTAAAATGGATGAGTTAATGGAACTGTTGGATGGAACAGTTGCATCGGTACGACGCATATCAACCGAGTTAAGGCCAAGCTTGCTGGATGATATTGGATTGATCGCAACAATTGAATGGCAAGCGGAGTTGTTTACAAAACGAACCGGCATACCAATTAAACTTGAAATTGCCAACGATCTTCAAATTCCTGACGAGCATACAACAGGTTTGTTCCGGATCATCCAGGAGTCACTTACCAATATTGCACGCCATGCTAATGCAAGTCAAATAGTTATACATTTGGAAAATAATAAGAAAGAATTTATTTTGTACATTGAGGATAATGGGGTTGGCTTTGATAAGAATCAATCAACACAAATAAAAACACTTGGGTTGTTAGGCATGAAAGAGCGTACCTTGATGATGAAGGGTGAGTTTCTGATTGAAAGCAAGCCGAATAGCGGAACTATGGTTAAAGTGCGGGTTCCATTAAGTTAA
- a CDS encoding response regulator transcription factor, protein MKRILIADDHAIVRRGLRLLLLEEYPSAEIGEAGDAETLVNKIIQQEWDVVICDISMPGRSGLDALSQIKQIAPKLPVLIMSMYPEDQYALRVLKAGAAGYLGKETIHDDIVKAIQTVQLGKKFITPTIAEKLAKAFEVDTTDQLHEKLSDREFDVFKMLASGKAVSEIANQFALSVTTVSTYRSRVLEKMGMKSNADLTRYALEKKLI, encoded by the coding sequence ATGAAGAGAATTTTAATTGCTGACGACCATGCCATTGTAAGGAGAGGACTGCGTTTACTCTTGCTCGAAGAATACCCATCGGCTGAAATTGGAGAAGCTGGAGATGCGGAAACTCTTGTGAATAAGATCATTCAGCAGGAATGGGATGTGGTGATATGTGATATCAGTATGCCTGGCCGTAGTGGTTTGGATGCGTTGTCGCAGATCAAACAAATTGCACCGAAATTGCCCGTACTTATCATGAGTATGTATCCCGAAGATCAATATGCCCTGCGTGTGTTAAAAGCAGGAGCGGCTGGTTACCTTGGAAAAGAAACCATTCATGATGATATTGTAAAAGCTATCCAGACCGTTCAACTGGGTAAAAAATTCATTACACCCACCATTGCAGAAAAATTAGCGAAAGCTTTTGAAGTAGATACCACTGATCAGCTTCACGAAAAACTTTCTGATCGGGAGTTTGATGTGTTCAAAATGCTGGCCAGCGGAAAAGCCGTCAGCGAAATTGCCAATCAGTTTGCATTAAGCGTAACTACGGTTAGTACCTACCGTTCACGTGTACTCGAAAAAATGGGCATGAAGTCCAATGCAGACCTTACCCGTTACGCACTGGAAAAGAAACTCATTTAG
- a CDS encoding response regulator, whose translation MKPLVLIVDDNVSYVERIVSILSEDFSTASFHTAGSYDEATTLIEELNPQVAMLDINLPGKSGIDILNYIKKENKDCRVIMITNHAFDSYRKKCIELGAEYFLDKSSDFEKISAILGNMIGPSN comes from the coding sequence TTGAAACCTTTGGTCCTCATTGTTGACGATAATGTTAGCTATGTTGAGCGGATAGTCTCTATCCTCTCAGAGGATTTTAGTACAGCAAGTTTTCACACCGCCGGTTCTTATGATGAAGCAACCACACTCATTGAAGAATTGAATCCACAGGTTGCCATGCTCGATATTAATTTGCCCGGCAAAAGCGGCATTGATATTCTCAATTATATCAAAAAGGAAAATAAAGACTGCCGCGTGATCATGATCACCAATCATGCCTTCGACAGTTATCGGAAAAAATGCATTGAATTGGGGGCAGAATATTTCCTTGATAAAAGCTCCGACTTTGAAAAAATTTCAGCTATTCTCGGCAATATGATCGGTCCTTCGAATTAA
- a CDS encoding alpha/beta hydrolase: MVRQVIFFILLFLTANVKAQESLPFVSSGTLQRFTAFPSAFVKARNVDVWLPAGYSSAKKYSVLYMHDGQMLFDGNSTWNKQEWGVDETMSLLLQQKKIKDCIVVAVWNTGAERHADYFPQKPFLSLSTKQQDSIYAVTKGTDYALFPVPVQSDAYLKFVVTELKPFIDSTFSVATDRSNTFIAGSSMGGLISMYAVCEYPAVFGGAACLSTHWPGIFTADNNLIPQAFINYLKQRLPDPATHKIYFDYGTATLDSLYKPFQLQADEVMRSKGYNNKNWITKEFPGEDHSENAWQKRLHIPITFLLGR, translated from the coding sequence ATGGTCAGGCAAGTAATTTTTTTCATTCTCTTGTTCCTAACTGCAAACGTAAAGGCGCAGGAATCGTTGCCATTCGTAAGTAGCGGTACTTTGCAACGGTTTACTGCATTCCCATCGGCTTTTGTAAAAGCAAGGAACGTAGATGTATGGCTTCCGGCTGGCTATTCTTCTGCAAAAAAATACAGCGTTCTTTATATGCACGACGGGCAAATGTTGTTTGATGGAAACAGCACATGGAATAAACAGGAGTGGGGTGTAGATGAAACCATGAGTTTGTTGCTGCAACAAAAAAAGATTAAGGATTGCATTGTAGTAGCCGTCTGGAACACAGGAGCTGAACGGCATGCAGATTATTTTCCGCAAAAACCATTTCTTTCTCTTTCAACAAAACAGCAGGATTCAATTTATGCTGTAACAAAAGGAACTGACTATGCATTGTTTCCGGTTCCTGTTCAGTCAGATGCTTATTTGAAATTTGTGGTCACAGAACTGAAGCCATTTATTGATTCAACATTTTCAGTTGCAACCGATCGTTCAAATACATTCATAGCCGGGTCGAGTATGGGCGGACTTATTTCCATGTATGCAGTTTGTGAATACCCTGCTGTTTTTGGCGGAGCCGCCTGTTTATCTACTCATTGGCCGGGAATATTTACTGCAGATAATAATCTCATACCTCAGGCATTTATAAATTACCTGAAACAACGTTTACCTGATCCCGCAACACACAAAATTTATTTCGATTATGGTACTGCCACACTCGACTCGTTGTACAAGCCTTTTCAATTGCAGGCAGATGAAGTAATGAGATCGAAGGGATACAACAACAAGAACTGGATCACTAAAGAATTTCCCGGCGAAGATCATTCTGAAAATGCATGGCAAAAGCGTCTGCACATTCCAATTACATTTTTATTGGGCCGGTAG
- a CDS encoding CHASE2 domain-containing protein codes for MRSLKRFFGEYLLLNCFIFGCVSLLSLVILNVSFFDPFTEAFHDFTLTDLYYTKAKDRNTIYKDNIVLVNLENRNRKEIALLLQQLQTGKPKTIAIDAVFAGRKNEADSLLQQTFQLNNNYIVSYIADFEKPEQSIYSDSFFTNQKDGYANIVGDAAEFSTIRYYYPFSNDQEAFSSSILKHYDSTTYQKLKKRAGQKTEIHYFGNLSNFQFYDFDEVMDPAFAVELVKDKIVLIGFLGLPSKRNTVQLDEDKLFTPLNPRLSGRSYPDMYGTVIHANILRMALEDDHIRVIPSWLTAIISFLLIWFILPLICGLFFKGDLWFNSVGTLLQLIGGVVIVFITLISYSSFRLKFDPGLVLACLVLLPTFINLYEVLLNFLRHKLKLRFNSAFLGTNKHD; via the coding sequence ATGCGATCACTCAAACGTTTTTTTGGCGAATACCTGCTGCTCAATTGTTTTATTTTTGGGTGCGTATCACTGCTTAGCTTAGTGATCCTGAATGTTTCCTTCTTCGATCCGTTTACCGAAGCATTTCATGATTTTACACTCACCGATCTTTACTATACAAAAGCAAAAGACAGGAACACGATCTACAAAGACAATATTGTATTGGTAAATCTTGAGAACAGGAACCGTAAAGAAATTGCCTTGCTGTTGCAGCAACTCCAAACAGGAAAACCAAAAACCATTGCTATTGATGCAGTATTTGCCGGTCGGAAAAATGAAGCCGACAGTTTACTGCAGCAAACCTTTCAGCTAAACAACAATTACATAGTGAGCTATATTGCTGATTTTGAAAAACCGGAACAAAGCATCTATTCCGATTCGTTCTTTACGAACCAGAAAGATGGGTATGCAAATATTGTTGGTGATGCTGCGGAATTTTCAACCATTCGCTATTACTATCCTTTTTCGAATGATCAGGAAGCCTTTTCAAGTTCCATCCTCAAGCACTACGATTCCACAACGTATCAAAAATTAAAAAAACGTGCTGGTCAAAAAACCGAGATCCATTATTTTGGTAACCTGTCGAATTTTCAATTCTATGATTTTGATGAAGTGATGGACCCTGCATTTGCAGTTGAACTTGTAAAAGATAAAATCGTATTGATTGGTTTTCTTGGACTGCCTTCGAAGCGAAATACGGTGCAGCTTGATGAAGACAAATTATTTACGCCACTCAACCCCCGACTGTCCGGCCGAAGCTATCCGGATATGTATGGTACAGTGATCCATGCAAACATTCTGCGAATGGCATTGGAAGATGATCATATCCGTGTAATACCATCATGGCTTACTGCCATCATTTCATTTCTCTTGATCTGGTTTATTCTTCCTTTGATCTGTGGTTTGTTTTTTAAAGGCGACCTGTGGTTCAATTCTGTTGGCACTTTGCTGCAATTGATAGGTGGTGTTGTGATTGTTTTTATTACCCTTATCAGCTACAGCAGCTTTCGATTAAAATTTGATCCGGGATTGGTGCTTGCCTGCCTTGTATTATTGCCAACTTTCATAAATTTATACGAAGTTTTGCTTAACTTTTTACGGCACAAACTAAAGCTCCGCTTTAATTCTGCTTTCCTTGGAACAAATAAACATGACTAA
- a CDS encoding caspase family protein, translated as MKSILLFVLVLLLQQASAQVPEKYALIVAISNYAPSTGWNKLNSANDIPLIKESLKRQGFKEENIRIMRDKEGTKTGILTAMQQQFLGKAKPGDICVFHFSGHGQQVMDDNGDEADGYDEALVTYDSPMDYEPGVEKHLRDDAFGTELEKIRKHLGNDGNLLVIVDACHSGTSTRSGLGNYRGTTNKYAPKGYKPAANSKIINEGLFSLGESKPGLAPMSAFFASAASELNQECGDEHCGSLSLAFSKALAKADSKTSYRGLFDNIRLEMSKSVPGQTPNAEGDLDKEIFGGKALGKPNYYVIEKATDKKKVTIACGKIYSVFAGTTVSVYPSNTYNKETAKPIAKGTIITAGDYSSEVELDTELNADQLKTAWIFLEEVSFGDLVVPVTVKAKDATLFTTMKGIVANNKQAKLTDAQGDVFIEQGADGFSADSIYISTSGDYRLGVCSKSLAPDQLASFIGSKIAGYGRAAYLRNLNMKNEELNVVFEFVPIDYKPAAGNNNAMITDLPEKTIKDPSGNISFQHNDRYNLRVINNGQERLYYNILEIQPDNLVNVLFPASNQQPMDCFINPGDTVRLTRIFRIGPPDGMNVIKLVAAKAPLNLRQIFVVQGNSRGEQPKANNPFEKLMQGINRTDGIQTRGSGEETIQPDAVNIFSVPYKIVPKKQ; from the coding sequence ATGAAATCAATCCTGCTTTTTGTTCTTGTTCTACTGCTGCAGCAGGCATCCGCCCAGGTCCCTGAAAAGTATGCGCTCATTGTAGCCATATCCAATTATGCGCCGAGCACCGGATGGAATAAACTCAATTCAGCAAACGATATCCCATTAATTAAAGAATCGTTGAAACGGCAGGGATTTAAGGAAGAGAATATCCGCATCATGCGTGATAAAGAAGGAACCAAAACCGGAATTCTTACAGCCATGCAACAACAGTTTCTTGGCAAAGCAAAGCCGGGAGATATTTGTGTGTTTCATTTTAGTGGCCATGGTCAACAGGTAATGGATGATAATGGTGATGAAGCGGATGGCTATGATGAGGCATTGGTTACGTACGACTCACCCATGGACTACGAACCCGGCGTTGAAAAACATTTACGGGATGATGCATTTGGAACAGAGCTGGAAAAAATAAGAAAACATCTTGGTAACGATGGTAATCTGTTAGTGATCGTAGATGCCTGCCATAGCGGCACCAGCACACGATCAGGCCTTGGAAATTACAGAGGCACTACCAACAAATATGCGCCGAAGGGTTATAAACCTGCAGCGAATTCAAAGATCATTAATGAAGGTTTGTTTAGTTTGGGTGAATCAAAACCCGGGCTTGCACCCATGAGTGCCTTCTTTGCTTCAGCAGCATCGGAACTCAACCAGGAATGTGGTGATGAACATTGCGGAAGTCTTTCGTTAGCTTTTTCAAAAGCATTGGCCAAAGCCGACAGCAAAACAAGCTACCGTGGATTGTTTGACAACATCCGTTTAGAAATGAGCAAATCAGTACCCGGACAAACGCCGAATGCAGAAGGTGATCTTGACAAAGAAATTTTTGGCGGCAAAGCATTGGGTAAGCCAAACTACTATGTAATTGAAAAAGCAACTGATAAAAAGAAAGTAACCATTGCCTGCGGAAAAATTTATAGTGTATTTGCAGGAACAACTGTATCGGTTTATCCATCCAACACCTATAATAAAGAAACTGCTAAACCAATTGCAAAAGGAACAATCATTACAGCAGGTGATTACAGTAGTGAAGTAGAATTGGATACTGAACTGAATGCTGATCAATTAAAAACAGCATGGATCTTTTTGGAAGAAGTAAGCTTTGGCGATTTGGTTGTACCGGTTACAGTAAAAGCAAAAGATGCAACATTGTTTACTACCATGAAAGGAATTGTAGCCAATAACAAACAGGCAAAATTGACCGACGCACAAGGCGATGTTTTTATTGAACAGGGAGCAGATGGTTTTAGTGCTGATTCGATTTACATTTCTACATCCGGCGATTACCGATTAGGAGTTTGCAGTAAGTCCTTAGCACCTGATCAACTGGCATCATTTATCGGCTCAAAAATTGCCGGATATGGTCGTGCCGCTTATCTTCGTAATCTCAACATGAAGAACGAAGAACTGAATGTGGTTTTTGAATTTGTACCAATTGATTACAAACCTGCTGCCGGAAATAACAATGCGATGATCACTGATCTCCCTGAAAAAACGATCAAAGATCCATCGGGCAATATCAGCTTCCAGCATAACGACCGGTATAATCTCCGTGTGATCAATAATGGACAGGAGCGCCTGTATTACAACATTCTTGAAATTCAGCCCGACAACTTAGTGAATGTATTATTCCCTGCCAGTAATCAGCAGCCAATGGATTGTTTTATCAATCCCGGTGATACTGTGCGGCTCACAAGAATTTTCCGGATCGGACCACCTGATGGAATGAATGTAATTAAACTTGTTGCTGCAAAAGCTCCATTAAATCTTCGCCAGATATTTGTTGTACAAGGTAACAGCCGGGGAGAACAACCCAAGGCAAACAATCCGTTTGAAAAACTGATGCAGGGTATTAACCGTACCGATGGCATTCAAACAAGAGGCAGTGGTGAAGAAACCATTCAGCCAGATGCAGTAAATATTTTTTCAGTCCCTTATAAAATCGTTCCAAAAAAACAATAA